ATTAGTCTGTCAGTGGAGAAACCGTGGTCTTGTTTCGTTTGGTTCTCATGTTGAATCTTGGACAGTGTGCCTGGCACGTAATTGATACCCAGTGACTTTCCATGGAATGTCCAGGACACATGAGAATGCTTGTCATTTTTCACAGTGATTTTCCCCCGTTGAATACAGCTACGCATCTACTCCAGGGCCAACAGAAACTGGGGGGTGAAAGGGAGGCTGTGGAGTGACAGATGGTGAACAAAAGTATGTTTTGTGTCTTAGGCATCAGTGACGTTCAAGGATGTGGCCATGGACTTTACCCCAGAGGAGTGGGGGAGGCTGGATCCTGCACAGAGGGACGTGATGCTGGAGAACTACAGGAACCTGGTCTCGCTCTGTAAGGATGGGCTCCCACCGTGACTCTGGTCCCTGCTTACGGGGACATCATTACCTTATTGACAATGAAGTAGCATAACAAAGCCAGTAATCGTAAAGTATTGATCCCTTTGGGCCCAGAGAAAATCTGTTTCTGCTCTGGgttcttggtgaaatgtctaggCTTGTTTTGTATCAGGAGTCTTTGGATTCAAGTGACAGAAACCGAATTCACACTAGCTTAAAAGGGAATCAGATATATTGTCaggaatttcttttatttacttattttttaattacgtGGTATAGCTTTCCCTGATCTCTTGTGTGTCACAGATGGCCATTGGCCGCTCTAGGGTTACATTATTCTTCCAGTTAGAgagctaaggaaaaaaagaaggcttCTATCCTGGGAGTTTCAGCAAATAGGGTCACATGTCCATCAGTGAAGCAGTAACTCGAGCCAGGGAGATAGAGTATGCTCTGACCAGTTTGGATACTGTGCCCACCTCTGGGGGGGGAGGTATGTGCATgtgtacacatgtacacacatgcatgtacacatatGTGTTCGTATCATTGGTGGAAGGAACTATGTTAGCTCCTCCCAAACCTCGTATAATAAATTCCCTAAGAAAGCAGGTTCTAGTAactgaagaaaggagaaaggaaaaacatcAGAAGACAGCTAGTCACAGAGTCACAGGCTTGTGGTGCTGCCACTGGGGTCCCACTTCACCCAACTCCTTCTCTGAGCTGAGGACTGGTCTGCAGTATCTCCCTAGAACTCCCACAGTAAACAAGAgaaattctcttctatttttttacaGGCTAAATATTTGTCTTTTCAAATGCATGTAACTCCTTATGAGGCCCAGGCTCTTGCTGCACCTGTTTTAAGGTTCATTTAGAGGCCCTCCGCTCCCTTATTCCAGAACTTCCTATGATGTCCTGTCTTTTGTGGATCCAGGGGTTGGGACCGTGCTCTGGGATAGAGCTTTGTGCCCATCACAAAGAGttaagtcccttttttttctttctttctttttttttttcttttttaatgagcaGGGCTTCCAGTTTCCAAACCTGAGAACCACAATTTGGAGAATGGAAAAGAACCATTGATGCTTGAGAGAAAAGCCCCCAAAAGCAGCTGTTCAGGTGAGTCAGATAGACGGGAATCTTCGGAAAGAATAACCCCACAAGACAGTAAAGAAGTGGCGCTCTTCAGTGCTTAAGAAAGAATATAGAAGTGCCaacatgcttttatttattttaaattatattgcaTTTTGAATACATACAAagtcaaggaaataaaataacactGAGATCAAACATATGCtcacatttgcttcatttgccttttttcttttcctttttttgtaatgtaaaatagattaaaatatcaTAACTGTACAGTTTTATGAATTTTCCCAAATTGAACACATTCATGTAGCTAGCATCCACATCAAGAAACAACCttactaataaaaaaaataaagaaaaaaaacacaaacaaaaaaataattactataCTTTCCAGataattttggctattctgataTTACACCAAAGTTGtgcaagtggtagtttcttaaaggttaggtGCAAGGTGCATCTGAAACCGTATCCATGAATTTTTCCTACTCTTAAAATCTATTGatcttttggaaaatattggttcactgagttatgcaTATCTTCCAAATACTGACACAATACATTATGcgatattttaaaaaccacaatttTCAGTATCACCACTGACCTTACCAGAAAAGCCTTTAAGTATTAGAAAGCTATCAAGCTCTCAGTGGTAgataaaagttttccaaaattctaatttctgCCCAAAAGCTCATATTTTAtcaaatactgtcagttgttttccttgaagtgacaggatcatttttttttttttttcagttttgaggAAATATCTGCCAAATACCCAACATGGATAACATAGTTtgtcagtcattctttcaagtaaaagtgatggtccatgaaaaaaaaaaatggcaaaaaaaaacaaaaaacaaacaaacaaacaaaaaaatggccaGTTCATCTCTCAAACAGTCTCATGAGTGGTTTTCCTCAAGGCAAGCATCATACTTCGATATGAGCAGACTTGCATTATGAATTGAATATTTCCTATTTCATCATCCAGAATATTAAGAAGGCGTGTAGTCaaggtttaataaataaaattaatttattaagttAGTAATAATTCCTGTTGTTTCCTCAgaaatttttaagtgaaactggctttttttttttttttttttttttaactgagagtACATGGTGGGGAAAAATACAACTACTAGTACATTTGGTGTCTTGTCCTGATTTGTGCATAAGTTGTGGGCAGTTTTACCACCATCACTTTTGCaacatcagtgcaaatgtcaagacaatgaaaaaggcaaataagatCTAAGCATTAttctgaaaatagttttgaacCTACAGACTCCCAGGGATCCTCAGACCACCCTTTGAGGTCACAGCCTCTACCTACCTACACTATCCTTATATCAATTTATGTTTTACTGATTTAACAAACACTTATATAGCACCGATGCTGTGTCAgagttttaagtgttttataaatattttcattaaacgCTCCTTAAGGTAGGTGTTGTTTGTATTCCTCATGAGGTAGGTACCGTTATTGCCCCagcttacagataaggaaactgaagtagaAGCGTAAAACAacatgccccaggtcacacagctagtaagtggcagagctgggattaaaTTCATGCATTCTGATTTCAGAGTCCAttgctctcaaccactgtgctctTCCTGAATGTCCCCTCTCACCTTGGGGCTTCTGTACATGTcattccctctacctggaacacTCACACCCGTGCTTCTCTACCTGTTATGTGGAACACTCACCCCCGTGCTGCTGTACCTGTTACCTGGAACACTCACCTGAGCCCCAAACCCACTTCAATTTCAGCTCAGCCATTTACCTCCTCAGGGAGGCCTCCCCTCATCCCCCTGGGTTCCCCTTATCATCTTTCACAGCATCATTCGCCTTTTATTTCTTAGTACTTACTACAGGtgcatttttatatgtatttgtagATGTTAGACTAAATTTTCTCTCCCTTCATATACATAGGGACTGCGTGTTTTtccccagagcctagcatatGGTAGACATCCAATAGgtaattgttgaataaatggatagaAGAGTACATAGATGAAGGAACAGAATTCACTTGGCTGTGTGGAATGAGGGGCAGATCTAACTTAACTGTCTTTTGAATGTTTAATCACTCACAGGACCATTTGTTGTAAAAACAAATTATCTTTAGTTTACTGACTGAAGTAACCACCTTTGTATTGTCCTTAATTCCTATATTTACTTGACTTTACTTCTGAAATTGCTGTTTTGTTTCATTGGTCTATTTACATATTCTTTTGAACCAAACTCTTTATTTTAGCTTTATAGAGTAGTTTCATATTGAATATAAAAATTCTAATAGATTTATAGTAGATATATTCAGAGAGGTTGGCTTCCATCCTTGCCCTCTCTATTCTGGTGTTCTCTCTGTAGGCAGtcatttttattagtatttcATTTATCTGTCCttagttttggaaaatataaccaAATATGTCTATATATTTGTATCTCCCCTTTTTTCCCCTACACAAAAAGTAGCAGACCATACACACTCCTTCACAGCTTGCtgggttttttaagtttaatgtaTCCTGAAGATCACTTCATAGCAATAGAAGATCattctcattattttaataatataatgtttaatattttaataattttattattttaagttgcaCATACTTCATTGTATGTGTACACCATAGTTTAATCAGTTCTTTATAGTATTGAAATATTactgtattttaatatttgagaTGTTACCAGTCTTTTGCTACCTCAATTAGTGTTGTAATGATTAGCCTTGTTCGGATATAATTTAATGTATCTGCCATTATATCTTTGGGAGATCATTGATTTTTCAACAGGGACATATTATAAAAGAATTCTTAGGGAAGATTTTAAACTGGAAATGGAATGCATATTAGGATGTGAGTAGGGTTGGGTAACTGGAAACTTAGAAGTCATCACTGTGCCCTGCACTAAGGTGGTAACTGCCTGGAAGTTTATGACAGTGCTTGATATTCTATAGAGGTTGTTCCTCCCCTATCCTGATCTGGGATGCTCATTTCCTGCTCATGTGGTGAAATGGTGCTTCATCTGCATCCCTCCTTCTCCTGTCTTTTGGTCATCTTTCCCCCATTCTGATTCCTGGGTAGGGTCTGCtgattttctctgcatctactgtgCATTTGTTTCCCTCCATTTGCTTCTCTTTGCAAGTCATCTTCTAAGAGTCAAATCCACTTGTTCTTTGAAGCCATGCTCTTCACCTTCATTAACTCTTACCCGTTACAGACCTGCCTTTTTGTTGaattcagaaaacaaaggaaatttgCATTTCCAATTTGTTTCAGACTCAGAGACTAGACCCGGGAGCAAAGATTCAACTTCAGTGcaagatttttccaaagaagaatcaTGCCAGGTTGCAGTCATAGACAGGCTGACAAGGAATGGTGTCTATGACTCCAACTTGGAAACAACTCTCGCATGTGAAAACCGGTTAGAGAATCAGCAAGGAAATCAGGAGAGACGCTTGAGAGAAATGTTCACCCACATGAATTCACTCCCGGAAGAGAGAGCTCATGAGCATGATGTTTACTGGAAAAACTTGAGTCAGAAGTCAGTACTTCTCACTCAAGACAGAGTTCCCAAAGGATCCTGTGCCTTCCATACCCTTGAAAAAAGATTGAAACAGAAATCAACcttaatgaaaaagcagaggacctACAAAGAGAAGAAACCTCATAAATGTAATGACTGTGGTGAGCTCTTCACTTACCATTCAGTGCTCATTCGACACCAGAGAGTCCATACCGGGGAAAAACCCTACAGCTGCACCGAGTGTGGGAAGTCTTTCAGCCACAGGGCGAATTTAACTAAACATCAGAGAACTCACACTAGAATTCTCTTCGAGTGCAGCGAATGCAAGAAGGCCTTCACAGAAAGCGCATCCCTTGCAATACATCAGAGGATTCACATTGGAGAGAGACCATATGAGTGCAGTGAGTGTGGGAAAGGCTTTAATCGAAGTACACACCTTGTGCAGCACCAGCTGATCCACACAGGGGTGAAGCCTTATGAATGCAACGAGTGTGATAAAGCCTTCATTCATTCTTCAGCACTCATTAAACATCAAagaactcacactggagagaaaccctataaatgtcaggaatgtgggaaagcctttagcCACTGCTCATCCCTTACCAAACATCAGAGGGTTCATACCGGAGAAAAACCCTACGAATGTAGTGAATGTGGAAAAACCTTCAGTCAGAGCACACATCTTGTTcagcatcagagaattcacaccggagagaaaccctatgagtgtaacgaatgtgggaaaaccttcagCCGGAGCTCAAATTTTGCTAAACATCAAAGAATTCATATTGGGAAGAAACCATACAAATGTAACGAATGCGGAAaagccttcattcattcatcagcccTTATTCAACACCAGAGAACTCATACTGGGGAGAAACCCTATAGGTGTAACGAATGTGGAAAAAGCTTTAAGTGCAGTTCATCCCTCATCAGACATCAAAGGATTCACACGGAAGAGCAGCCCTGAAAAATGACTGAATGTGAAGAAATGTGAGTTGGTTTTATCGCTGTGTTAAATACCTGAGCAGTTTGTGTGGAAGACCCATAAACTGCTGCCTGAGGACCAGTTCTGTGTGTATCTAACTCTACTTGCATAATACATAGCTTTGAGGCATAAACAGAATGTTCTTTATATCCATTGATTTGATCATTCTGAATGCTTCCAGCCAGGAATCTCAAAGGTTGATCCCtaacccacccccttcccccccaatACCCTTTTGTGGAAATTCAGAAATCCTTGGGAGTGGGTAGTAATGCAATCAATGTGAAATCCAGTTCCCCCCTCTTTGTCACATCAAAGCCTGTTATAGCATCTCACTTTGTAAGGACATTCTTATCTGGTAGGTGAGGCAGAGGGTTCATATTCTTATCATCGGGAAGACACAGAGCTGTTGCTCTTTGAATCCAAAGTGGAGACCCAGATATACAGAGAATgtcatttcttttacattaacTATAAAAACTTAAAGGTTAAGAGCTGAAATGTGCTTTGGATTCCCTCCCAACCCCAAAGGCTACTGTCTCGTTTGATGAATATAAGAGGTCTAAATTATGCTCACATGGATTATGCTGAGATTTAGATGATTATTATCCCCCCGCTGGGTACATCTTCACTTTACACTTCCTTGGAAGTTACCCTGAGGTAGAGAAAGAGTCAGAATCTTAACTGTAGTTTTTGATCAAGTCCCTCTTTTCTTATCCTTGGCACTGAATGAATCCTTGGTTTTCTGTAATCACAGTATTAGGGAGATTTCATTTCTTTACCTTATTCTGCTCTCTGTAAAGTATGTTTTGTCACTTGGAGAGAAAGCCCCTGGGATGTGCAGAGTGAAAAGTTGATGGGTTCCATGTGTGGTTACATGTAGGGTCTCGGACAAGAAGAAGAACTGAAGCAGCTTTGAGGCACAAACACCTTCGTGTCACATACGGAAGAGAGTCACAGGACAGTGACTTCAGGAGGACAAGCGGCTTCTCCCCCTACCCCGCACCCCGGGAAGAAGTTGCCGTTTCTCAGGCCTCACGTTTACCCACATTTTTTTGTTGTCCTGTATGTTGGTTGGTCTTTGCTATATCCCAGGGCCCCAAGGAAGGTAGAAAAGGCTTGAAGCCACAGTGATTGATTGACATAAGTTACATGGGTGACCAAAGAACCGTGTGGTGGGAttggaaacacaaaagcaaaagttcaaataaatatttagcaaAACACTATACAAATGTCAGTTTTTATTGTTGCTCTGTTATATGGTGtgagaagaaaattatagaaaagatAGAGAGGGAAAGATTAGTTACaggtttcttctttctcctctcctaaaTCCTATCCTTGGACATTCAGCAATCAGCCTGCACTCTTCCCCCTCCACATTATCCCCGTTACTTCTTATAATTCTTATAGCTTCCTCTGTAGACCTTAGTTCTATTActgaggaaaagaagaggaatagAGTTTAAAGAAGTGATAAAAGAGATCAAGGTCATGTCTAATCCAGCAACgatggaaatcaaaacaatagGAAGTGGGACGGGAAGGACTGGGAAGAAAGAGGCTttgaaaagagtttttaaaaaacaagaatataTTGAGAGGGGCCAAGGTCTGAAAGGTGGGGGTCGGAGAATGGCTGACACaggacaaaataaacaaaatagagctCAGCCCTCATCACCTCGATATTCAGATTAACGGTCTGAGGTGGAAGTTGATAAGCTATGGCCTGGACCCACTACCTAGTTCCGTAAATAATGTTTAATTGGAACTGGGCCTCACTCATCATTTACATGTGTTTGGCTGTTTTTGTGCtaaaacagcagagttgagtagttgcagcagagaTTACATGTCCCGGAAAATATTTGCTGTTTCTCAACAGGCCAAATGCTTGAGTGAGAAGAAATTCATCTGGGGGCCAATATTTGGCTAACCCAAGATCAATGGGTTTGGATTCTGCCACCTCCACTTGGCAATTATGTGACTTTGGAAAGCTGCTTACTCTTTCTGAGCCccagtttgcttatctgtaaaatggggacagatCAACCCTCTCtcaaggctgttgtgaggataagACAATGAATGTAAAAAACCTGGCACATAGTTGTATTGAGAGACCTCCCCCacttctctctctcgctctctctgtcATTAGTTTCTAGGAGCCCTCACATACGGtgaaatccacagatgctcaagtcccttatataaaatggtgtagtacagtcggccctccgtaTCTGTGGCTTTTGCAtcttcagattcaaccaaccatggatggaAATTTGGATCCACTGTTGGTTGAATCTGCTGATGCAAAACCCTTGAATACGGAGGGCCAAcggtatttattgaagaaatccCCGTAAGTGGACCTGAGCAGTTCAAAGCCATG
This window of the Balaenoptera ricei isolate mBalRic1 chromosome 20, mBalRic1.hap2, whole genome shotgun sequence genome carries:
- the ZNF286A gene encoding zinc finger protein 286A isoform X1, whose translation is METDMAEMPGKSAPSSQDSPFSQEKRTEEGEVAALRLTARSQASVTFKDVAMDFTPEEWGRLDPAQRDVMLENYRNLVSLWLPVSKPENHNLENGKEPLMLERKAPKSSCSDSETRPGSKDSTSVQDFSKEESCQVAVIDRLTRNGVYDSNLETTLACENRLENQQGNQERRLREMFTHMNSLPEERAHEHDVYWKNLSQKSVLLTQDRVPKGSCAFHTLEKRLKQKSTLMKKQRTYKEKKPHKCNDCGELFTYHSVLIRHQRVHTGEKPYSCTECGKSFSHRANLTKHQRTHTRILFECSECKKAFTESASLAIHQRIHIGERPYECSECGKGFNRSTHLVQHQLIHTGVKPYECNECDKAFIHSSALIKHQRTHTGEKPYKCQECGKAFSHCSSLTKHQRVHTGEKPYECSECGKTFSQSTHLVQHQRIHTGEKPYECNECGKTFSRSSNFAKHQRIHIGKKPYKCNECGKAFIHSSALIQHQRTHTGEKPYRCNECGKSFKCSSSLIRHQRIHTEEQP
- the ZNF286A gene encoding zinc finger protein 286A isoform X2, with product MDFTPEEWGRLDPAQRDVMLENYRNLVSLWLPVSKPENHNLENGKEPLMLERKAPKSSCSDSETRPGSKDSTSVQDFSKEESCQVAVIDRLTRNGVYDSNLETTLACENRLENQQGNQERRLREMFTHMNSLPEERAHEHDVYWKNLSQKSVLLTQDRVPKGSCAFHTLEKRLKQKSTLMKKQRTYKEKKPHKCNDCGELFTYHSVLIRHQRVHTGEKPYSCTECGKSFSHRANLTKHQRTHTRILFECSECKKAFTESASLAIHQRIHIGERPYECSECGKGFNRSTHLVQHQLIHTGVKPYECNECDKAFIHSSALIKHQRTHTGEKPYKCQECGKAFSHCSSLTKHQRVHTGEKPYECSECGKTFSQSTHLVQHQRIHTGEKPYECNECGKTFSRSSNFAKHQRIHIGKKPYKCNECGKAFIHSSALIQHQRTHTGEKPYRCNECGKSFKCSSSLIRHQRIHTEEQP